The sequence below is a genomic window from Salicibibacter cibarius.
AAAGCGATGGAGATGATGTTAACTGCCGATATTCTGTCCGCTGACGAGGCAGCTGAACGGAATCTCGTCCATCGCATCGTTGAACCTGAAGATTTGGAAAAAGAAACATGGGAACTGGCTCAAAAAGTAGCTTCTAACAGCCCACTTGCGGCGAGTCTCGCCCTTGACGCTTTTTATACGACAGAACAAATGGATTTGCAGAAATCGTTCGATTATCTTTCGACACTACGCCTCGTTTCCTTTCGCAGTGAAGATTTGAAGGAAGGCGCGACAGCCTTTTTGGAAAAAAGAAAACCGGAATGGAAAGGGAAATAGGGGAGAGTGCCAGATTATCTTAATGAAAGAAGGTTGATGACATGGAAATCAAGTCCCCAATGGGAGGAAACATGTGGAAAATAGAAGTCAAGGAAGGCGATCGGGTGGAAGTCGGACAGGTCGTTGCCATCTTGGAATCGATGAAGATGGAAATTCCGGTGGAAACAGAAAAAGCCGGTACCGTTAGCAGCATTACGGCCAGCGAAGGTGATTTTATACAGGAAGACGACACCGTTATGGAGATTGAAGAATAATCCCGAAGGAGGTGCAAACGTCATGAAAACAGTACGGATCGGAGCGGCGCAAGGGTTCTATGGCGATACCATTGAGCCTGCGGTCGCGACGGCTCAAGAAGGAAATGTTCACTATTTATGTTTTGACGCGCTCGCTGAATTAACGATGTCCATCCTCACGAAGGACAAAGAAAAAGATCCAAATATGGGCTATACGAAAGATACGCCGATGAACATGAAATATTTGCTGCCGTTTGTAAAATCAAAAGGGATGAAACTATTGACGAATGCCGGTGGCATCAACCCTGTAGCCGCCGGGGAAGTTGTCATGGGTGCCGCCAAGGAGCTTGGCATCACAGGATTAAAAATCGCGGTCATTACCGGCGATAACGTCATCCATCGCATCGATGAGCTGATCGACAACGGCGTTTCTCTCAACCATTTGGAGACAGAAGAAGCGATCGACACGGTGAAGGATGATTTACTCTTCGCGAATGCTTACCTTGGCACGCGTCCCATCGTTGAAGCGTTGGAACAAGGGGCCGATGTTGTTATCACAGGTCGAACGACGGATACTGCCCAATTTTTAGCCCCTTTGATTTACGAATTTGGCTGGGGCGAGGAAGAATGGGATCGTTTGGCTTCCGGCATTTTTATGGGGCATTTGTTGGAATGTTCAGCCCAGTCTACCGGCGGAAATTTCAGCGGCGAGTGGTGGAATGTCGAGGGGTTGGAACAGATTGGTTATCCAATCGCGGAGGTCTCGGAAAATGGCGAATTCGTCGTCAGTAAAGTCGAAAACCGCGGCGGGTTGGTAACGGTGGATACGGTCAAGGAACAGATGTTGTATGAAATTCACGATCCGTCTGCGTATGTCACCCCGGATGTTGTCGTTGATTTGACTGGGGTGAAGCTGGAGAATATTGCCGAAAATGAAGTGAAAGTAACAGGAACGAGGGGAAAACCGAAGCCGAATGAATTGAAAATGGTCGCCGGCTATGAAAGCGGCTACATGGGGCAGGTGATGATCGGTTATTCGTGGCCTGATGCCCTGAAAAAAGCGCAAAAAGCGGATGAAATTGTTCGCGCGCAAATGAAGCGGTACGGGTGGGTGTATGATGAAATCCGCACGGATTACGTTGGCTACAATTCCCTTCTCGGTCCGGTCGCAGAGGAGCCGAATGAACCGTTGAATGAAGTGTATTTACGGATGGCGGTACGCTCGAAAACGAAGAAGGATGCTGCCAAGTTAAGTCGCATGTTTCCGCCTTTAGCCCTGGATGGTCCGCCATCGATGGGAGGAGCGGTCGGCAATATTCCGCCGCGAAAGCTTATCGGGATGTGGTCGAGCCTTATCCCCCGCGAGCTCATCGAAAAAGATGTCGAAATTCAAATGAATGAAGTTTAAACAAGGAAGGTGAGGCATGTGGAAAGAGAAAATAAAGTGCTTGCAGAAATGGAACGGATTAAACAAGGCGGCCCGGAAAAAAACCATAAAAAGAATGAACACATCGGCAAACTGTTTGTAAGGGACCGTCTTGAACTATTTTTCGATGAAAATAAACCTTATTATGAAACAGGATTATTTGCGAATGCGATGAAAGAAAAACTCCCTTCTGACGGCGTTGTCGCCGGCACTGGGAAAATCGATGAACGAAAAGCATTCTTTATCGCAAGTGACTACACGGTAAAAGCCGGATCAATCGGAAAATTTCACGGCGAAAAGATTTTACGCATGCAAGAAGCCGCCATTCGCGGACGGAGGCCGATTCTTTATTTAATTGATTCATCCGGGGGCCGTATCGATGAATCCGGCGGCTATCATGTCGAAAAATATTCTGGGGGTAAAATCTTCTATAACCATAGCGTGCTTTCCGGGCGCGTTCCGCAAATCGCTGTGATGTATGGTCCGTGTTTTGCCGGTACCGCTTATATGCCAGTGTTCTCCGATTTTAACATCATGGTGAACAAAATAGCGGGGATGGCGATTGCTTCGCCGCGTATGGTGCAAATGGCGACAGGCCAAGAGGTTGACGTGGAAGAATTGGGCGGTGCGCGCATGCACGCGACAAAAAGCGGCTCGGCGGATTTCGTCGTTGAATCAGAAGAGGAAGCGGCAGCTGTTACGAAGCGGTTATTGTCTTATCTTCCCGATCATTTTGAAGCGAAGGTGCCGGAACAACCTGCGGTTGAACCAAGTCGGGATCCGCGCGGCATTGACGATTTGATCCCGAAAGACCCCAATAAACCGTATGATGTTTTGGCGTTAATTGAATCGATCGTTGACGGTGACAGCTTCATGGAAGTGAAAAAAGATTACGCAAAAGAGCTCGTCGTCGGTTTTGCCCGACTCGATGGAAAAACAGTCGGCGTGGTTGCCAATCAGCCGAAAGTGAAAGGCGGGACGATTTTCCCTGAATCGGCCGATAAAGGGGCAAAATTTGTGTGGGCGTGCGACGCGTACGATATTCCGTTGCTGTATCTATGTGATACGCCAGGGTTTATGGTCGGGACCAAAGTCGAACAGGAAGGCATTCTCAGACGGGGACGCAACTTTATTTACGCGAGCTCGAATGCCAATGTTCCGAAAATGTGTGTCATCGTTCGAAAAGCATACGGGGCAGGCATTTACGCGATGGCCGGCCCGGCTTATGAACCGGATACGACCATCGCGCTTCCATCAGCAGAAATTGCCATCATGGGGCCGGAGGCTGCCATCAATGCCGTCTATGCTAACAAATTGCAAGCGATTGAGGACCCGAAAGAGCGCGCGGAAACAATGCAGAAACTCCGCGATGAATACCGCGCCGGTTATGATGTTTATAAGTTATCCGGAGACCTCGTCGTTGATGATTTAATCGTGCCGAGTGAGTTGAGGAATGAACTTATTTCCCGTTATGATACATTTGAAAACAAAGAGTTCCCTCTTCCGCGGAAAAAGCATGGTACGATTATTGATTAAAGGGAGTGATGGTTTTGTTCAATAAAATTTTAATCGCCAATCGTGGAGAAATAGCGGCCAGAATCATCCGAACATGTGGAAAAATGGGAATTACAGCCGTTGCCATTTATTCGGAAGCGGACGCTGATGCTCCCCATGTTGAGATGGCGGATGAATCCCATTTAGTCGGGAAACCGCCTGTGAATGAAAGTTACATGAATGTCGATAAAATTATGGAGATCGCAAAAACATCAGGCGCGGAAGCCATTCACCCGGGTTATGGGTTGTTATCGGAGAATCCTGATTTTGCCCGCAGGTGTGAAGAAGCGGGACTTACGTTTATCGGGCCTTCACCAGACGTTATTGCGCAAATGGGGAGCAAAATAGAAGCGCGAAAAACGATGAAAAATGCAGGCGTGCCATTGGTTCCCGGGATTAGCCACGCGTTGAAAGATGCGGATGAAGCGGTTGTGGTCGCAGAAGAAATCGGCTATCCGGTCATGTTGAAAGCTTCCTCCGGCGGAGGTGGCATTGGCATGCAAGTGGCCTATAACAATGAGGAAATTTTAAAGGCCTTTGAAGGGAATCAAAAGCGGGCGAATGATTTTTTTGGCGATGGTTCCATGTATGTGGAAAAATTTATCGAAAATCCACGACACATTGAGATTCAAATTTTATCCGATAAATATGGGAACACGGTTTATTTATGGGAAAGAGAATGCTCCATTCAACGCCGTCATCAAAAAGTAGTTGAAGAGGCGCCCTCTCCATTTCTGGATGAAGAGACGAGAAAGAAAATGGGAGAAGTAGCGGTTAAAGCAGCAGATTCTATTGGATACAGCAATGCAGGAACGATTGAATTTATCGTGGATGAAGAGAAAAACTTTTATTTTCTGGAAATGAATACGCGTTTGCAAGTGGAACACCCGGTGACCGAAGAAATTACCGGATTGGACATCGTTGAACAGCAAATCAAAATCGCGGCAGGAGAAACGTTGCCCTTTAAGCAGCCTGAGATTGAACGGAATGGCCATGCCATCGAAGTGCGAATCTATGCCGAAGATCCAAAGACATTTTTCCCGTCACCTGGTCAAATTACAAAATTTGAGGTTCCAAACGAATCGTATGTGCGTCATGAATTGGCTATCCATGGCCAATCAAAGATCACCCCTTTTTATGACCCTATGATTGCCAAGTTAATTGTCAAAGGCAATACGAGGGAAGAAGCGATCGATTATATGACGCGGACACTTGAGGAATATAAAGTGGAGGGCATTAAGACGAACGTTCCGATGTTACAAAATGTATTCGCTCATTCAGCTTTTAAAGAAGGCGATACCACAACTAATTTTGTGAAACAACACTTGCAAATAGGGGTTAAGTCTTAAAGAAAGATAAAGAACCAAGTTCCTTGCTGTGAATAACACGAAGCTTCTGCATTTATCATTAAGGGAGCGATGAATATGGAAAAACCGACTGTTGCTCATATGTTAGAAATTGCGGCCTTGACGGCACCGGATAGCGTTTTTCTTCACGAAGGAACTAAAAGTGTTACTTTTCGAGAATTGGATAGTGTTACGGATCGATTGGCAACAGCTTTTATAAAGGAAGGGCTTCGAAAGGGAGATAAGGTCGGGATTATCGCGTTAAACCAGTTGGAATGGTTGTACACGTATTTTGCGGCAATGAAAATTGGTGTAGGTGTTGTAGCTTTAAATGTTCGGTATCGTGCTGCCGAGTTTGAGTACATGCTTAATCAATCAGAAGTAAAAGCGATTGTATCCCTAAATGAGTTGGGGGATTTTAGCTACAGTGATTTTTTTGAAGGATTTAAAAATAAGGTTCCTAGTGTAGAACATTATATTTTCATGGGGAAGGGATTTAATGGCAGTCGATCATTTGTAAAAATGCTAGATGAACCAGTGGAAAATCAATTGTTAAGCGAGGCAAAGGCACGCGTACGCCCGACGGATACCGCGCTCGTTATCTATACCTCAGGAACAACCGGAAAGCCGAAAGGAGCGATGATTTCCCATAATAGTGTCATCGCTTCTGCAAAAGCACAAATGGATCATTTTGGTATTATGGAAGAAGATGTGACCATCGGTAGCATGCCCCTGAACCATGTTGGAGGTATTTCTTGTTGCGTAACAGTGGCGCTATTAAGTCATAGTAGTGTCGTTTTGATCCCGGCCTTTGATCCTGATGAAGTGTTGGAAGCGATCCATCATCATAAAGCGACAATTTTTGGCGGAGTTCCAACGATGTACAGAATGTTATTGAGCAATGAAAAACGTAAGGTCTACCGTTTAGACTCCCTCCGCCTATGCTTTGCCGGCGGCTCGAACGTTGAGCCGGAGCTTTGTGAACTTATAACAAGCGCCTTACCGAATGCGAGGCTTTCAAACTTATACGGATTAAGTGAAACATCAGGTGCTTGTGTGCTTTCAAGGTCAACGGATGATATAGAGCAAGTGCAGACTAGTATCGGTGTAGCTATTGGTGATTTCGACATAAAAGTTGTAAGCGAGGAGAAAAAGACACTTACTAATGGAGAAATCGGTGAACTAGCTGTTAAAGGTGCCTGTGTAGCAAAAGGTTATGACAATATGATAGAAGAGACGAAGGAAAGTTTTGGGCATGAGGGTTGGTTGTATACAGGGGACATGGCCCATATGGATGACGAGGGTTATATCTATTATAAGGGTCGGAAAAAAGAAATGATCGTTCAAGGTGGCTATAATGTCTATCCGGTGGAAGTGGAAAATATATTAGTGGCGCATCCAGAAGTTTCAATGGCTGCCGGATTCGGAGTCCCGAATGATTTTCTAGGAGAAGTCGGACGGTTTTATATTGTTCTCGCTCCCGGCGCGAGGCTTTCAGAGGAAGAATTAAAAAACTATTGTGCAGGCGTGATGGCTGATTATAAAATTCCGAGACAGTTCGTTTTTGTGGATGACGTTCCTCTGACTCCAGCAGGTAAGATTCAAAAATCACTATTGAAGGAACAATATTTTGCTTCCCTTCAATAGCTATATCTGTAAATTTTGATAAAGGGGCTGGGATCATGACGAACGGTGTTGGTTCATGGATTGTTAAGCATTGTAATCGTTTTGCGGATAAGACGGCTATTGTTTACAAAGAAAAGCAGTTCACCTATGAACAGCTCAATGTCAGGGTAAACCGACTGGCACACGCGCTATTGGATATAGGCGTAAGAAAAGGGGATCGCGTGGATGCCCTCTTGTTCAATACGAATGAGATGTTGGAAGCTATGTTTGCTTGTGCGAAAATAGGGGCTATTTATGTGCCTATTAATTTCCGTCTAAGTGTGGATGAGGTGGAATATATTGTTCGGGATTCCTCCCCGCACCACTTTATTTACGATGAAAGAATGAAACCGTTGGTTGATCAATTACGGGAAAGAATGACATTCATTAGCGACTGGATTCACGTCGGGCAGCATCCTCATAAGCGTGACTTACAATATGATCAACTTTT
It includes:
- a CDS encoding acetyl-CoA carboxylase biotin carboxylase subunit codes for the protein MFNKILIANRGEIAARIIRTCGKMGITAVAIYSEADADAPHVEMADESHLVGKPPVNESYMNVDKIMEIAKTSGAEAIHPGYGLLSENPDFARRCEEAGLTFIGPSPDVIAQMGSKIEARKTMKNAGVPLVPGISHALKDADEAVVVAEEIGYPVMLKASSGGGGIGMQVAYNNEEILKAFEGNQKRANDFFGDGSMYVEKFIENPRHIEIQILSDKYGNTVYLWERECSIQRRHQKVVEEAPSPFLDEETRKKMGEVAVKAADSIGYSNAGTIEFIVDEEKNFYFLEMNTRLQVEHPVTEEITGLDIVEQQIKIAAGETLPFKQPEIERNGHAIEVRIYAEDPKTFFPSPGQITKFEVPNESYVRHELAIHGQSKITPFYDPMIAKLIVKGNTREEAIDYMTRTLEEYKVEGIKTNVPMLQNVFAHSAFKEGDTTTNFVKQHLQIGVKS
- a CDS encoding acetyl-CoA carboxylase biotin carboxyl carrier protein subunit, with product MEIKSPMGGNMWKIEVKEGDRVEVGQVVAILESMKMEIPVETEKAGTVSSITASEGDFIQEDDTVMEIEE
- a CDS encoding acyl-CoA carboxylase subunit beta codes for the protein MERIKQGGPEKNHKKNEHIGKLFVRDRLELFFDENKPYYETGLFANAMKEKLPSDGVVAGTGKIDERKAFFIASDYTVKAGSIGKFHGEKILRMQEAAIRGRRPILYLIDSSGGRIDESGGYHVEKYSGGKIFYNHSVLSGRVPQIAVMYGPCFAGTAYMPVFSDFNIMVNKIAGMAIASPRMVQMATGQEVDVEELGGARMHATKSGSADFVVESEEEAAAVTKRLLSYLPDHFEAKVPEQPAVEPSRDPRGIDDLIPKDPNKPYDVLALIESIVDGDSFMEVKKDYAKELVVGFARLDGKTVGVVANQPKVKGGTIFPESADKGAKFVWACDAYDIPLLYLCDTPGFMVGTKVEQEGILRRGRNFIYASSNANVPKMCVIVRKAYGAGIYAMAGPAYEPDTTIALPSAEIAIMGPEAAINAVYANKLQAIEDPKERAETMQKLRDEYRAGYDVYKLSGDLVVDDLIVPSELRNELISRYDTFENKEFPLPRKKHGTIID
- a CDS encoding acyclic terpene utilization AtuA family protein; this translates as MKTVRIGAAQGFYGDTIEPAVATAQEGNVHYLCFDALAELTMSILTKDKEKDPNMGYTKDTPMNMKYLLPFVKSKGMKLLTNAGGINPVAAGEVVMGAAKELGITGLKIAVITGDNVIHRIDELIDNGVSLNHLETEEAIDTVKDDLLFANAYLGTRPIVEALEQGADVVITGRTTDTAQFLAPLIYEFGWGEEEWDRLASGIFMGHLLECSAQSTGGNFSGEWWNVEGLEQIGYPIAEVSENGEFVVSKVENRGGLVTVDTVKEQMLYEIHDPSAYVTPDVVVDLTGVKLENIAENEVKVTGTRGKPKPNELKMVAGYESGYMGQVMIGYSWPDALKKAQKADEIVRAQMKRYGWVYDEIRTDYVGYNSLLGPVAEEPNEPLNEVYLRMAVRSKTKKDAAKLSRMFPPLALDGPPSMGGAVGNIPPRKLIGMWSSLIPRELIEKDVEIQMNEV
- a CDS encoding class I adenylate-forming enzyme family protein is translated as MEKPTVAHMLEIAALTAPDSVFLHEGTKSVTFRELDSVTDRLATAFIKEGLRKGDKVGIIALNQLEWLYTYFAAMKIGVGVVALNVRYRAAEFEYMLNQSEVKAIVSLNELGDFSYSDFFEGFKNKVPSVEHYIFMGKGFNGSRSFVKMLDEPVENQLLSEAKARVRPTDTALVIYTSGTTGKPKGAMISHNSVIASAKAQMDHFGIMEEDVTIGSMPLNHVGGISCCVTVALLSHSSVVLIPAFDPDEVLEAIHHHKATIFGGVPTMYRMLLSNEKRKVYRLDSLRLCFAGGSNVEPELCELITSALPNARLSNLYGLSETSGACVLSRSTDDIEQVQTSIGVAIGDFDIKVVSEEKKTLTNGEIGELAVKGACVAKGYDNMIEETKESFGHEGWLYTGDMAHMDDEGYIYYKGRKKEMIVQGGYNVYPVEVENILVAHPEVSMAAGFGVPNDFLGEVGRFYIVLAPGARLSEEELKNYCAGVMADYKIPRQFVFVDDVPLTPAGKIQKSLLKEQYFASLQ